The Pogona vitticeps strain Pit_001003342236 chromosome 3, PviZW2.1, whole genome shotgun sequence genome includes a window with the following:
- the LOC110075305 gene encoding galactose-3-O-sulfotransferase 2, which produces MFRLKRHWMKKWKLANRRQLGKLQTALLLLFLFCFLLLIDEKFQFTSHCRCDFKRKPFALQEGRNNGNSFQVQISPKCAQLHLEYVQRSTPQSREERVGVKPNTAEEDRHVMKLTKALNKTKLLEASLDTEEEFLGKPIVESIEMVYMPHIKKQWEDQKNHSTKKIPTRHQVMVTTAGNMKKNSGRKPGMSLVKGTESAVTVTADDQNSNDVQSPWKIHAPSSTTKSQSFAVLVTKKPTRVSSAKAANKPTQPEKMGFPKGQRTFSTRLSAFSQDATCKPRTHVVFLKVHKSASSTVMNILFRFGETHNLTFALPINGASQLRYPHYFTVAAVEGFVPGKDSQFNIMCHHMRFFQPEVGKVMPNTTFYFAILRNPVHLMESSFTYYKGTSSFVKANNLEEFIDQTSQFYNASAKDSHYAKNLMTFDFGFNHNGNFSVKHVQLMLRHIEAEFDLLLISEYFDESMVLLKELLCWDLDDVVSFPLNSRHNSTKIHLSDDTTEKIKSWNKLDWELYVHFNRTFWEKIDWHIGREHMQQEVRALQQKREQLAKVCLQEGGSIAPKNIRDQSLAPLQYGNAKILGYNLKNGLDKATKQMCRRLVTPELQYSKILYRKQFPKKALRLSKPARLPKLYNRRTV; this is translated from the exons GAAATGGAAGCTTGCAAATAGAAGACAACTGGGAAAATTACAGACTGCCCTGttgctcctcttccttttttgttttttactcctAATTGATGAGAAGTTCCAGTTCACTAG CCATTGCAGGTGTGATTTCAAAAGGAAACCGTTTGCCCTCCAGGAAGGCAGAAATAATGGGAATTCCTTCCAGGTTCAAATAAGCCCAAAGTGTGCTCAGCTTCATTTAGAATATGTTCAAAGGAGCACTCCACAAAGCAGGGAGGAACGAGTGGGAGTGAAGCCCAACACTGCAGAAGAAGACAGGCATGTCATGAAACTGACCAAGGCACTCAACAAAACCAAACTGCTGGAAGCCAGTTTGGATACAGAAGAAGAATTCTTAGGAAAGCCAATTGTAGAAAGCATTGAGATGGTGTACATGCCCCACATTAAAAAACAGTGGGAAGACCAAAAGAACCACAGCACCAAAAAGATCCCCACAAGACACCAGGTAATGGTGACAACTGCtggcaatatgaaaaaaaattcaggaagAAAGCCTGGAATGTCCCTGGTTAAAGGAACAGAATCTGCAGTAACAGTCACTGCAGATGACCAAAACTCAAATGATGTTCAAAGCCCATGGAAAATCCATGCTCCCAGTAGTACAACTAAGTCACAGTCTTTTGCTGTCCTAGTCACCAAAAAGCCAACAAGAGTGAGTTCAGCAAAGGCAGCCAACAAGCCAACTCAACCAGAAAAAATGGGTTTTCCAAAGGGTCAAAGAACATTCAGCACAAGACTTTCTGCCTTCTCCCAAGATGCAACATGCAAGCCCAGGACTCATGTCGTTTTCCTTAAAGTGCATAAGAGTGCCAGCAGCACTGTGATGAACATCTTGTTCCGTTTCGGTGAGACTCACAACCTCACCTTTGCTTTGCCAATCAATGGCGCCAGTCAGCTGCGTTACCCCCATTATTTCACAGTGGCAGCTGTAGAGGGATTTGTTCCAGGCAAAGATTCCCAGTTTAATATCATGTGTCATCACATGAGATTCTTTCAACCAGAG GTTGGCAAAGTCATGCCAAACACTACATTTTACTTTGCCATTCTGCGCAATCCAGTTCATCTCATGGAATCTTCTTTCACTTACTACAAAGGGACATCCTCATTTGTCAAAGCCAACAATCTAGAGGAATTTATTGACCAGACATCTCAGTTTTATAATGCCTCAGCCAAGGATAGCCATTACGCCAAAAATCTAATGACATTTGATTTTGGATTTAACCACAATGGAAACTTCTCAGTGAAGCATGTCCAACTCATGCTGAGACACATTGAGGCAGAATTTGACCTTCTCCTCATTTCGGAGTACTTTGATGAGTCCATGGTGCTGCTGAAGGAGCTCCTGTGCTGGGACTTGGATGACGTGGTCTCCTTTCCTCTCAACAGCAGACACAACAGCACCAAAATCCATCTTTCAGATGACACCACAGAGAAGATCAAGAGTTGGAACAAGCTGGACTGGGAACTCTATGTGCATTTCAACAGAACTTTCTGGGAGAAGATTGACTGGCACATTGGCCGGGAGCATATGCAGCAGGAAGTGAGGGCACTGCAGCAGAAACGTGAACAGCTGGCCAAAGTTTGCCTTCAGGAAGGTGGTAGCATAGCCCCAAAGAACATTAGGGACCAGTCATTGGCACCACTGCAGTATGGCAATGCAAAAATCCTGGGCTACAACTTGAAAAATGGCCTTGATAAGGCAACAAAGCAAATGTGTCGGCGCTTGGTGACACCTGAACTTCAGTATAGCAAAATCCTATACAGGAAACAGTTTCCCAAGAAAGCTTTGAGGCTCAGCAAACCAGCTCGTTTGCCAAAGCTATACAATCGCAGGACAGTTTGA